The following proteins come from a genomic window of Gopherus flavomarginatus isolate rGopFla2 chromosome 22, rGopFla2.mat.asm, whole genome shotgun sequence:
- the TMEM200B gene encoding transmembrane protein 200B, whose product MTAGSAEASRAMRNQDPLEKKPLGPAPPPRRHRRRLRRKLPTEGAVKGQLRMRSPSGAFVMVGVSVVLVGMTIAVVGYWPHRGPHAAGPGARPSNSSSMGDMKKEVKGSARGRYFPHGEKLKLIGPVIMGFGLFIVICANTMLYENRDMETRLLMQKGLYSMTPGLPQDFSQEDKYCQRRTSLSLLKANADCVEGCYEVDLSSSGFQSCSSPRNKWADCYGHNRLQTTAQLLHHKGVSPSMSLLSVRSDSGNSMEGNLNLSFTRGAESVISLAATARSLPIIKVNNCFIEKPSASPGAGDDREISLAGAPDEAPRLSWTLPPSGGSIFPRGDDLQSGHVVISIDNGPLSIAAASETYLDPEGTEKEFSSDVQLHNPGHSKSLDLGRPGVQLVAPIKDRKNRSWPRLDHISLVGYAKLESTGESSDRLLEQTDQQGRDEPSPSAQAVGTETGSRV is encoded by the coding sequence ATGACAGCCGGCAGCGCTGAAGCCAGCAGAGCCATGAGAAATCAGGATCCTCTGGAGAAGAAGCCCCTGggacctgcccctcctccacggAGGCACAGACGCCGGTTGAGGCGCAAGCTGCCGACCGAGGGGGCCGTGAAGGGACAGCTCCGGATGCGCTCGCCTTCCGGGGCCTTTGTGATGGTGGGTGTCTCTGTCGTCTTGGTCGGCATGACGATTGCCGTGGTGGGCTACTGGCCTCACCGGGGCCCACACGCAGCCGGGCCTGGCGCCAGGCCGAGTAACTCCAGCAGCATGGGGGACATGAAGAAGGAAGTGAAGGGCTCTGCCCGGGGCCGCTACTTCCCTCACGGTGAGAAGCTGAAGCTGATTGGCCCCGTCATCATGGGCTTTGGCCTCTTCATTGTCATCTGCGCCAACACCATGCTGTACGAAAACAGGGACATGGAGACCCGCCTGTTGATGCAGAAAGGCCTCTACTCCATGACCCCGGGCCTCCCCCAGGACTTCAGCCAGGAGGACAAGTACTGCCAGAGGAGGACTAGCTTGTCCCTCCTCAAGGCCAATGCCGACTGTGTCGAGGGCTGTTACGAGGTGGATCTCTCCTCCAGCGGCTTCCAATCCTGTTCCAGTCCCAGGAACAAATGGGCTGACTGCTACGGGCACAACAGGCTCCAGACGACGGCCCAGCTGCTCCATCACAAGGGGGTTTCCCCCTCCATGTCCCTCCTCAGTGTCCGCTCAGACTCTGGCAACTCTATGGAGGGGAACCTCAATCTGTCCTTCACCCGCGGGGCAGAGTCGGTAATTTCCTTGGCTGCCACTGCCCGGTCACTTCCCATCATCAAGGTGAACAACTGCTTCATTGAGAAGCCATCTGCATCTCCGGGGGCGGGTGACGACCGGGAGATCAGCCTGGCAGGGGCTCCGGATGAGGCACCACGGCTCTCATGGACTCTCCCACCCAGTGGCGGCAGCATCTTCCCCAGAGGAGATGACCTCCAGAGTGGCCATGTCGTTATTAGCATAGACAATGGGCCTCTGTCCATCGCTGCGGCGAGCGAGACGTACCTGGACCCAGAAGGCACCGAGAAAGAGTTCAGCTCAGATGTGCAGCTCCACAATCCGGGTCACTCCAAGTCACTGGACCTGGGCAGGCCGGGCGTGCAGCTGGTGGCGCCCATCAAAGACCGGAAGAACAGGAGCTGGCCTAGACTTGACCACATCAGCTTGGTGGGCTACGCCAAACTGGAAAGCACGGGCGAGTCCTCTGACAGGTTATTGGAGCAGACAGATCAGCAGGGCAGGGACgagcccagccccagcgcccAGGCGGTGGGAACAGAGACGGGTTCAAGGGTCTAA